A single region of the Streptomyces sp. ITFR-16 genome encodes:
- a CDS encoding SCO5717 family growth-regulating ATPase produces MNGDRDEMRGGWDKPVDESSDAEPADVTGEFTIDYTPPAWYTQNAPGDSSGGAGTYLAPPPAPEGAPVSVPGLPERGGFDPDWAPAPASSVSTDTSEPAPGAGGASDPFGSGDLESGATMRFSSAALKREIAEREAAAESASADDGGSADSADSGDRDGGNDDVRGTVADAGSAEAGSDTEGADGAEGTEGTHGSDGSHSSDRSDRSELDVPDAAEEPLAAVAADESAEDEREEPSDAVPLDAGRPSDEPEAEAESADAPKDDEPADSVPSDAPADAVPEDEPADSVPQDAAPVPWTPAPAQGGLPPLPPAFQPAAPQPAAPQAASPWPGRTPNPAPAPASVQPEAPAPQAGHGFPQQNQQPQAQPQPHPQQAALPPAPTPQAPQAPQAPQAPQPQAQWPAQQQGALPPAVPQQHAQPQPQAGYGFPQPGRPQAQGTPNLPAQVQPQNPQLPQQQQHPHPQQQFPQQPQPHPQGQPVDPRAGNSWPTPVAHDQRERSVPGAPIGYTAAVELSSDRLVRGKQKTKSSRTPSGVSRFKLGGKKEEAERQRKLQLIRTPVLSCYRIAVISLKGGVGKTTTTTALGATLATERQDKILAIDANPDAGTLGRRVRRETGATIRDLVQAIPHLNSYMDIRRFTSQAPSGLEIIANDVDPAVSTTFNDEDYRRAIDVLGKQYPIILTDSGTGLLYSAMRGVLDLADQLIIISTPSVDGASSASTTLDWLSAHGYADLVQRSLTVISGVRETGKMIKVDDIVQHFQTRCRGVIVVPFDEHLAAGAEVDLDMMRPKTREAYFHLSALVAEDFVRAQQQQGLWTSDGSSPPPQFAPPLPGQQQYPGQQFQGQQYPGQQVPGQQPHVPQQPGQPYPPQQGQPYGGLPQPYPGQPGGPGAGQSWQQQPQPGQPLPGQPQPGAGQAGPPAQPHGGEAGQPGQPTPPELQGPVPPAGWQQQPPQPPPAPQQ; encoded by the coding sequence GTGAACGGCGATCGGGACGAGATGCGCGGGGGCTGGGACAAGCCCGTCGACGAGTCGTCCGACGCGGAGCCCGCCGATGTGACGGGTGAGTTCACCATCGACTACACCCCGCCCGCCTGGTACACGCAGAATGCGCCGGGCGACTCGTCGGGCGGCGCCGGTACGTATCTGGCACCGCCCCCGGCGCCCGAGGGCGCGCCGGTGTCGGTGCCGGGACTGCCGGAGCGCGGCGGCTTCGACCCCGACTGGGCACCTGCCCCGGCCTCCTCCGTCTCCACCGACACCTCCGAGCCCGCGCCGGGCGCGGGCGGGGCGTCGGACCCCTTCGGGAGCGGCGATCTGGAGAGCGGCGCCACCATGCGCTTCTCGTCCGCCGCGCTGAAGCGGGAGATCGCGGAGCGCGAGGCGGCGGCGGAGTCGGCGAGCGCGGACGACGGTGGCAGCGCCGACAGTGCTGACAGCGGTGACCGCGACGGCGGCAACGACGACGTGCGTGGCACGGTGGCGGACGCCGGGTCGGCCGAGGCCGGTTCCGATACCGAAGGTGCCGATGGCGCCGAAGGCACCGAAGGCACCCACGGCTCCGATGGCTCGCACAGCTCCGACCGCTCCGACCGCTCCGAGCTCGATGTGCCGGATGCGGCCGAGGAGCCGCTGGCGGCCGTCGCGGCCGACGAGTCCGCCGAGGATGAGCGCGAGGAGCCGTCCGACGCGGTGCCGCTCGACGCCGGCCGCCCGTCGGACGAGCCGGAGGCCGAGGCGGAATCCGCCGATGCCCCGAAGGACGACGAGCCGGCCGACTCCGTACCGTCGGACGCCCCGGCCGACGCGGTGCCCGAGGACGAGCCGGCCGACAGCGTGCCGCAGGACGCGGCGCCGGTCCCGTGGACGCCCGCCCCGGCGCAGGGCGGACTCCCGCCGCTGCCGCCCGCCTTCCAGCCTGCGGCTCCGCAGCCGGCCGCACCCCAGGCGGCGTCCCCGTGGCCCGGCCGGACGCCGAACCCGGCTCCTGCCCCGGCCTCCGTCCAGCCCGAGGCCCCGGCGCCGCAGGCGGGGCACGGCTTCCCCCAGCAGAACCAGCAGCCTCAGGCACAGCCCCAACCGCACCCCCAGCAGGCCGCTCTGCCGCCCGCACCCACCCCTCAGGCGCCGCAAGCGCCTCAGGCACCTCAGGCGCCCCAGCCGCAGGCCCAGTGGCCCGCGCAGCAGCAGGGCGCTCTGCCCCCGGCCGTGCCGCAGCAGCACGCGCAGCCCCAGCCGCAGGCCGGGTACGGCTTCCCCCAGCCCGGCCGGCCACAGGCGCAGGGCACTCCGAACCTGCCGGCACAGGTCCAGCCGCAGAACCCGCAGCTGCCCCAGCAACAGCAACACCCCCACCCGCAGCAGCAGTTCCCGCAGCAGCCGCAGCCCCACCCGCAGGGTCAGCCCGTCGACCCCCGGGCCGGGAACTCCTGGCCCACGCCGGTCGCCCATGACCAGCGCGAGCGTTCGGTTCCGGGCGCGCCGATCGGTTACACGGCCGCCGTCGAGCTGTCCTCCGACCGGCTCGTCCGGGGCAAGCAGAAGACGAAGAGCAGCCGCACCCCGTCCGGGGTCTCCCGCTTCAAGCTGGGCGGCAAGAAGGAGGAGGCCGAGCGGCAGCGCAAGCTCCAGCTCATCCGTACTCCGGTGCTCTCCTGCTACCGGATCGCGGTGATCAGCCTCAAGGGCGGCGTCGGCAAGACCACGACGACCACCGCGCTCGGCGCGACCCTGGCCACGGAGCGGCAGGACAAGATCCTCGCCATCGACGCCAACCCGGACGCCGGCACGCTGGGCCGCCGGGTCCGCCGCGAGACCGGGGCGACCATCCGCGACCTGGTCCAGGCGATCCCGCACCTCAACTCGTACATGGACATCCGCCGGTTCACCTCGCAGGCGCCCTCCGGTCTGGAGATCATCGCCAACGACGTGGACCCGGCGGTCTCGACGACCTTCAACGACGAGGACTACCGGCGCGCGATCGACGTGCTCGGCAAGCAGTACCCGATCATCCTCACGGACTCGGGCACCGGGCTCCTCTACAGCGCGATGCGCGGGGTGCTGGACCTCGCCGACCAGCTGATCATCATCTCCACGCCCTCGGTCGACGGTGCGTCAAGCGCCTCCACCACGCTGGACTGGCTGTCGGCGCACGGCTACGCGGATCTGGTGCAGCGGTCCCTCACGGTCATCTCCGGGGTCCGCGAGACCGGCAAGATGATCAAGGTCGACGACATCGTGCAGCACTTCCAGACGCGGTGCCGCGGGGTGATCGTGGTGCCGTTCGACGAGCATCTGGCGGCCGGCGCCGAGGTCGATCTCGACATGATGCGGCCGAAGACCCGGGAGGCGTACTTCCATCTCTCGGCCCTGGTCGCCGAGGACTTCGTGCGCGCCCAGCAGCAGCAGGGGCTGTGGACGTCGGACGGCTCCAGCCCGCCGCCGCAGTTCGCGCCGCCGCTGCCCGGACAGCAGCAGTACCCGGGGCAGCAGTTCCAGGGCCAGCAGTACCCGGGCCAGCAGGTGCCGGGCCAGCAGCCTCACGTACCGCAGCAGCCCGGTCAGCCGTATCCGCCGCAGCAGGGGCAGCCGTACGGCGGCCTGCCGCAGCCCTATCCCGGGCAGCCGGGGGGTCCGGGCGCCGGGCAGAGCTGGCAGCAGCAGCCGCAGCCGGGACAGCCGTTGCCCGGACAGCCGCAGCCGGGTGCCGGCCAGGCCGGTCCGCCGGCTCAGCCGCACGGCGGAGAAGCAGGTCAGCCCGGACAGCCGACGCCTCCCGAACTGCAGGGTCCGGTACCGCCGGCGGGGTGGCAGCAGCAGCCTCCGCAGCCGCCGCCAGCGCCTCAGCAGTAA
- a CDS encoding ABC transporter substrate-binding protein produces MVERVPPSSAQPRSRLRVLLASGAAALALAAGSVVPGLPLGAAPQQAQAADSGNKTLTVAVAQSVDSLSPFLAQRLLSTSVSRLMYDFLTNYDAKDNHAVPGLATKWEPSADKLTWTYTIRSNSKWSDGQQATAEDAAWTFNKIMTDEGAAQANGSFVTNFKKVTAPSPTKLVIELKEPQATMAALDVPIVPKHVWEKVKDFSKFNNDESFPVVGNGPFILTDYKVDQYVKLKANKDFWRGAPKFDEVVFKTYKDQDAAVAALRKGEVSFVAGSPALTPAQAASLKGDKNIKVNEGPGRRFFALAANPGAQTKDGKKFGNGNKALLDQKVRQALFLSIDRKTIIDKVFQGHAVEGQGYIPPRFSAYQWQPSASQSLGYDPDKAGKLLDQAGYKLKGDQRVGKDGKPLDLRILCHATDPNDKAVGKYLKEWWGKLGIGLKVDCLDDVSVPWYAGEYDLAFDGWSVNPDPDFVLGIHTCAALPVKAKESAATDNFICDKTYDGLYKKQLAEYDPAKRADIVGQMQSWLYDSGYMSVIAYPNAVEAYRTDQIKSITTMPEAAGNIYGQDGYWSWWSAVPAAGSGDTDGGSDSGSSTGVIIGIVVAVVVLAGGGFLLSRRRRTTADDRE; encoded by the coding sequence ATGGTCGAAAGAGTCCCACCATCCTCCGCCCAGCCACGCTCACGTCTGCGTGTCCTCCTGGCCTCCGGCGCCGCCGCCCTCGCTCTCGCAGCCGGGTCCGTCGTACCGGGCCTGCCCCTCGGGGCCGCGCCCCAGCAGGCACAGGCCGCCGACAGCGGCAACAAGACGCTGACCGTCGCGGTCGCGCAGAGCGTCGACTCCCTGAGCCCGTTCCTCGCCCAGCGGCTGCTGAGCACGAGCGTCTCGCGGCTCATGTACGACTTCCTGACGAACTACGACGCCAAGGACAACCACGCGGTCCCGGGCCTCGCCACCAAGTGGGAGCCGTCCGCCGACAAGCTGACGTGGACGTACACCATTCGGTCCAACTCCAAGTGGTCGGACGGGCAGCAGGCCACCGCCGAGGACGCGGCCTGGACGTTCAACAAGATCATGACCGATGAGGGCGCCGCGCAGGCCAACGGCAGCTTCGTCACCAACTTCAAGAAGGTGACGGCTCCCAGCCCCACGAAGCTGGTCATCGAGCTCAAGGAGCCGCAGGCCACCATGGCCGCGCTCGACGTCCCGATCGTCCCCAAGCACGTCTGGGAGAAGGTCAAGGACTTCTCGAAGTTCAACAACGACGAGTCGTTCCCCGTCGTGGGCAACGGGCCGTTCATCCTGACCGACTACAAGGTCGACCAGTATGTGAAGCTCAAGGCCAACAAGGACTTCTGGCGCGGGGCGCCCAAGTTCGACGAGGTCGTCTTCAAGACCTACAAGGACCAGGACGCGGCCGTCGCCGCGCTCCGCAAGGGTGAGGTCTCCTTCGTCGCCGGCTCGCCCGCGCTGACGCCCGCTCAGGCGGCTTCGCTCAAGGGCGACAAGAACATCAAGGTCAACGAGGGCCCCGGCCGCCGCTTCTTCGCGCTGGCCGCCAACCCCGGCGCGCAGACCAAGGACGGCAAGAAGTTCGGCAACGGCAACAAGGCGCTGCTCGACCAGAAGGTCCGCCAGGCGCTGTTCCTGTCGATCGACCGCAAGACGATCATCGACAAGGTGTTCCAGGGCCACGCCGTCGAGGGCCAGGGCTACATCCCGCCGCGCTTCTCCGCGTACCAGTGGCAGCCCTCCGCCAGCCAGAGCCTCGGGTACGACCCCGACAAGGCGGGCAAGCTGCTGGACCAGGCGGGCTACAAGCTCAAGGGCGACCAGCGCGTCGGCAAGGACGGCAAGCCGCTCGACCTGCGCATCCTGTGCCACGCCACGGACCCCAACGACAAGGCCGTCGGCAAGTACCTCAAGGAGTGGTGGGGCAAGCTCGGCATCGGCCTGAAGGTCGACTGCCTCGATGACGTCTCGGTGCCCTGGTACGCCGGTGAGTACGACCTCGCCTTCGACGGCTGGTCCGTCAACCCCGACCCGGACTTCGTCCTCGGCATCCACACCTGCGCCGCCCTGCCGGTGAAGGCCAAGGAGAGCGCGGCCACGGACAACTTCATCTGCGACAAGACGTACGACGGGCTCTACAAGAAGCAGCTCGCCGAGTACGACCCCGCCAAGCGCGCGGACATCGTCGGGCAGATGCAGTCGTGGCTGTACGACTCCGGGTACATGAGCGTCATCGCGTACCCCAACGCGGTCGAGGCCTACCGCACCGACCAGATCAAGTCCATCACGACCATGCCCGAGGCGGCCGGCAACATCTACGGCCAGGACGGCTACTGGAGCTGGTGGTCGGCGGTCCCGGCGGCCGGCAGCGGTGACACGGACGGCGGAAGCGACTCCGGCTCCTCCACCGGTGTGATCATCGGCATCGTCGTCGCGGTCGTGGTCCTCGCAGGTGGCGGATTCCTCCTCTCGCGGCGCCGCCGCACCACCGCGGACGATCGCGAGTAG
- a CDS encoding ABC transporter permease, whose protein sequence is MTADSTPALVKQADADTDGPAPAGPPAARGPRARNTKAYLKYVAAKIAGAVVSLFAVLVTSFFLFRLIPSDPVKQMTGGRRVSAEQLESLRHQFGLDQPMWKQFTDYVGDALTGDFGTSFAYHAPVVDKIVEKLPATLLLTGTAYVLYSVLGIWLGTRTAWRNGSASDRFNTALALTLYSVPSFWLGLLLIIVFSVGVGPIPGMFPTGGMSSTDDGSGLAHVIDVAHHMVLPVITLVAVGYAQTLLVMRSSLLDEMGSDYLTTARAKGLRDDAVRRRHAVPNAMLPTFTLMFVNLGHVVAGQILVETVFSWPGLGSLFYQGLSTPDLPLVQGLFFVFATAVILANTLADVLYPLLDPRVGR, encoded by the coding sequence ATGACAGCTGACAGCACTCCGGCGCTCGTGAAACAGGCGGATGCGGACACGGACGGTCCGGCACCCGCCGGGCCTCCGGCCGCCCGCGGCCCACGGGCGCGCAACACCAAGGCCTATCTGAAGTACGTGGCCGCCAAGATCGCGGGCGCCGTCGTCTCGCTGTTCGCGGTCCTGGTCACGAGTTTCTTCCTCTTCCGGCTCATTCCCAGCGACCCGGTCAAGCAGATGACCGGCGGACGCCGGGTCTCGGCCGAACAACTCGAGTCGCTGCGCCATCAGTTCGGTCTCGACCAGCCGATGTGGAAGCAGTTCACCGACTATGTGGGCGACGCCCTGACCGGTGACTTCGGCACCTCCTTCGCCTACCACGCACCGGTCGTCGACAAGATCGTCGAGAAGCTCCCCGCGACTCTGCTGCTCACCGGCACCGCCTATGTCCTGTACAGCGTGCTCGGCATCTGGCTCGGCACCCGTACCGCCTGGCGCAACGGCTCGGCGAGCGACCGCTTCAACACCGCGCTGGCGCTCACCCTCTACTCGGTGCCCTCCTTCTGGCTGGGCCTGCTCCTGATCATCGTCTTCTCGGTGGGCGTCGGCCCGATCCCCGGGATGTTCCCGACGGGCGGGATGTCGTCGACCGACGACGGGAGCGGCCTCGCCCACGTCATCGACGTGGCGCACCACATGGTGCTGCCGGTCATCACCCTGGTCGCGGTCGGCTATGCGCAGACCCTGCTGGTGATGCGCTCCTCGCTGCTGGACGAGATGGGCAGCGACTACCTGACGACAGCCCGCGCCAAGGGGCTGCGGGACGACGCGGTACGCCGCAGGCACGCCGTCCCCAACGCGATGCTGCCCACGTTCACGCTGATGTTCGTCAACCTCGGGCATGTGGTCGCGGGGCAGATCCTGGTCGAGACGGTGTTCTCCTGGCCGGGCCTCGGCTCCCTCTTCTACCAGGGCCTGTCCACCCCCGACCTTCCGCTCGTACAAGGGCTGTTCTTCGTCTTCGCCACCGCGGTGATCCTGGCGAACACCCTGGCCGATGTGCTGTATCCGCTGCTCGATCCCCGGGTGGGCCGATGA
- a CDS encoding ABC transporter permease yields MTTTDSMPTGTQTGPARSARALARARKRRSLARFWREYRRHRGGLWGLACLVLIAVIALAAPQLVGADSQSVTTAPGGALESPSGEFPLGTDQFGRSVLALLVWGARVSLTVGLLAAFLCVAIGTVVGIVAGHFRGWYSTVLMRVTDWFLVMPTLVLAIALATVMDRSLWTIIIAIGVTTWPTTARLVRAQTLAVESRPYIERARALGGGHGHIMLRHVLPNVMPLVLAQTTLVISSAILTEATLAFLGLGDPTITSWGSMLQDARAAGAVSAGDWWYLAPPGIAIALVALAFTLCGRAIESVLNPKLGVAR; encoded by the coding sequence ATGACCACGACCGATTCCATGCCCACCGGGACACAGACCGGACCGGCCAGGAGCGCCCGCGCGCTGGCCAGGGCCCGTAAGCGCCGTTCGCTGGCCCGCTTCTGGCGGGAGTACCGCAGGCACAGGGGCGGCCTGTGGGGCCTGGCCTGCCTCGTGCTCATCGCGGTGATCGCACTGGCCGCGCCGCAGCTGGTCGGCGCCGACTCGCAGAGTGTGACCACGGCACCGGGCGGCGCGCTGGAGTCGCCGAGCGGCGAGTTCCCGCTCGGCACCGACCAGTTCGGGCGCAGCGTGCTGGCCCTGCTGGTGTGGGGCGCGCGCGTCTCGCTCACCGTGGGGCTGCTCGCGGCGTTCCTCTGCGTCGCCATCGGCACGGTCGTCGGGATCGTCGCCGGTCACTTCCGGGGCTGGTACTCCACGGTCCTGATGCGCGTCACCGACTGGTTCCTGGTGATGCCGACCCTGGTGCTGGCCATCGCCCTCGCCACGGTGATGGACCGCTCCCTGTGGACCATCATCATCGCGATCGGCGTCACGACCTGGCCGACCACGGCCCGGCTGGTGCGGGCGCAGACCCTGGCGGTCGAGTCCCGCCCGTACATCGAGCGGGCCCGCGCGCTGGGCGGCGGCCACGGCCACATCATGCTCCGGCACGTCCTGCCGAACGTGATGCCGCTGGTCCTCGCGCAGACCACCCTGGTGATCTCCAGCGCGATCCTGACGGAAGCCACCCTGGCCTTCCTCGGCCTGGGCGACCCGACCATCACCTCCTGGGGCAGCATGCTCCAGGACGCCCGTGCCGCGGGCGCCGTGAGCGCAGGCGACTGGTGGTACCTGGCGCCGCCCGGTATCGCCATCGCGCTGGTGGCCCTGGCGTTCACACTGTGCGGCCGCGCCATCGAGTCCGTCCTCAATCCCAAGCTGGGGGTGGCCCGTTGA
- a CDS encoding ABC transporter ATP-binding protein, producing the protein MSTTSIRKTPLLQVRDLTVTYAGGAQAVRGVNLEVEAGRKLGIAGESGCGKSTLALALLRLLPAGTKVTGEILLNGEDVLAMKWGQVRAVRWAGASIVFQGAMHSLNAVHRIGDQIAEPILLHKKVTQAAARKRAGELLEQVGLPAARADAYPHELSGGQRQRVMIAMALACDPGLIIADEPTTALDVMIQAQILRLIERLVADQDLGLIMISHDLAVLSDTCDRLAVMYAGRVVEQGPASEVYESAHHPYSKALSGAFPRIGDPASRFAPRGLPGDPPDPSALPAGCTFHPRCALSLDSCATQDQELRDAGPGRQAACVLVGPDGAAAPVLPGAEEARSTS; encoded by the coding sequence TTGAGCACGACGAGCATCCGCAAGACGCCTCTTCTCCAGGTACGCGACCTGACGGTGACGTACGCCGGCGGGGCGCAGGCCGTCCGGGGGGTGAACCTGGAGGTCGAGGCGGGCCGCAAGCTCGGCATCGCCGGGGAGTCCGGCTGCGGGAAGTCGACGCTGGCGCTCGCGCTGCTGCGGCTGCTGCCGGCCGGCACGAAGGTCACCGGCGAGATCCTGCTGAACGGCGAGGACGTCCTCGCCATGAAGTGGGGCCAGGTCAGGGCCGTGCGCTGGGCGGGCGCCTCGATCGTCTTCCAGGGCGCCATGCACTCGCTGAACGCGGTGCACCGCATCGGGGACCAGATCGCCGAACCGATCCTGCTGCACAAGAAGGTCACCCAGGCCGCCGCGCGCAAGCGGGCCGGTGAGCTGCTGGAGCAGGTGGGACTGCCCGCCGCCCGGGCCGACGCCTATCCGCACGAGCTCTCCGGCGGGCAGCGGCAGCGCGTGATGATCGCGATGGCGCTCGCCTGCGATCCGGGACTGATCATCGCCGACGAGCCGACGACGGCCCTCGACGTCATGATCCAGGCCCAGATCCTGCGGCTGATCGAGCGGCTGGTCGCCGACCAGGACCTCGGTCTGATCATGATCAGCCATGACCTCGCGGTGCTGTCCGACACCTGTGACCGGCTCGCCGTGATGTACGCGGGCCGGGTCGTCGAGCAGGGCCCGGCGTCCGAGGTCTACGAGAGCGCGCACCACCCGTACAGCAAGGCCCTGTCGGGCGCCTTCCCGCGCATCGGGGACCCGGCCTCCCGGTTCGCACCGCGCGGGCTGCCCGGCGATCCGCCCGACCCCTCGGCCCTGCCGGCCGGCTGCACCTTCCACCCGCGCTGCGCGCTGTCCCTGGACTCCTGTGCCACACAGGACCAGGAGCTGCGTGACGCGGGTCCTGGACGGCAGGCCGCGTGTGTGCTGGTGGGTCCGGACGGGGCCGCGGCCCCGGTCCTGCCGGGCGCCGAGGAAGCAAGGAGCACTTCATGA
- a CDS encoding ABC transporter ATP-binding protein has product MTSTADLLNAQGLQVTFPGRHGADPARAVDGVDLDIRPGEIVALVGESGCGKTTLARSLLGLVPPTAGQVTFGGKPLDYGSRALKAYRKRVQLVLQDPSGSLNPRHTVYDAVAEGLRIHGYAGDEREAVSGALSRAGLRPPERFFLRYPHELSGGQRQRVVIAGALVLEPELIVADEPVASLDASVRGEILALLLRLRDELGLSALVVTHDLGLAWNIADRVAVMYLGRIVETGDVEQILTAPQHPYTQALLSVLPEADGDPVVLTGEPPDPSRVPSGCRFHVRCQVLASGEAERAGVADACRTKDLPVLSGGGETQVACHWAGASVAARS; this is encoded by the coding sequence ATGACCAGCACCGCGGACCTGCTCAACGCGCAGGGCCTTCAGGTCACGTTCCCCGGCAGGCACGGGGCCGACCCGGCGCGTGCCGTGGACGGGGTCGATCTCGACATCCGGCCGGGCGAGATCGTCGCCCTGGTCGGGGAGTCGGGGTGCGGCAAGACGACGCTGGCCCGTTCGCTGCTGGGCCTGGTCCCGCCGACGGCCGGGCAGGTCACCTTCGGCGGCAAGCCGCTGGACTACGGCAGCCGGGCGCTCAAGGCGTACCGCAAGCGGGTCCAGCTGGTCCTCCAGGACCCCAGCGGCTCGCTCAACCCGCGCCACACGGTGTACGACGCGGTCGCCGAGGGACTGCGCATCCACGGGTACGCGGGCGACGAGCGGGAGGCGGTCTCCGGTGCGCTGTCCCGGGCCGGGCTGCGGCCCCCGGAGCGGTTCTTCCTGCGCTACCCGCACGAGCTGTCGGGCGGCCAGCGCCAGCGCGTCGTCATCGCGGGCGCCCTCGTCCTCGAGCCCGAGCTGATCGTGGCCGACGAGCCGGTGGCCTCGCTGGACGCGTCGGTGCGCGGCGAGATCCTGGCGCTGCTGCTGCGGCTGCGCGACGAGCTGGGCCTGTCCGCGCTCGTGGTGACGCACGACCTCGGTCTGGCGTGGAACATCGCGGACCGGGTGGCCGTGATGTATCTCGGCCGGATCGTGGAGACGGGGGACGTCGAGCAGATCCTGACGGCCCCGCAGCATCCGTACACCCAGGCCCTGTTGTCGGTGCTGCCGGAGGCGGACGGCGATCCGGTGGTGCTGACCGGGGAGCCGCCGGACCCGTCCAGGGTGCCGTCCGGCTGCCGCTTCCATGTGCGCTGCCAGGTGCTGGCCTCGGGCGAGGCGGAGCGGGCGGGCGTCGCGGACGCGTGCCGTACGAAGGATCTGCCGGTGCTGTCGGGCGGCGGCGAGACCCAGGTGGCGTGCCACTGGGCCGGGGCCTCGGTGGCCGCCCGGTCGTAG
- a CDS encoding XdhC family protein, which yields MRELLAELRAWHQAGTPFALATVVSVRGSAPRAPGATMAVTADGTVAGSVSGGCVEGAVYEAAGEVLASGTPQLQSYGISDDEAFGVGLTCGGTIDVLVAPFTAEADRDRLHEVTESVARGEPVAVATLLPGAGAAGARLVVRAADTRGTLGDEGLDAAVTDDARGLLAQGATGRQWYGRHGERRMQEVSVFLQTYAPPPRMLVFGAIDHAAATARMGSFLGYRVTVCDARPAFATRERFPTADEVVRAWPHTYLSGTDVDARTVICVLTHDPKFDVPLLLAALRTPAAYIGVMGSRRTHLERTARLREEGVSEADLARLASPVGLDLGARTPEETAVSIAAEIIQHRWGGTGRPLGELTGTIHHGQR from the coding sequence GTGCGCGAACTGCTCGCGGAACTGCGCGCCTGGCATCAGGCCGGCACCCCCTTCGCCCTGGCTACCGTCGTCTCCGTCCGGGGCAGCGCTCCGCGCGCGCCCGGCGCCACCATGGCCGTGACCGCCGACGGAACGGTGGCCGGCAGCGTCTCCGGAGGCTGCGTCGAGGGCGCGGTGTACGAGGCGGCCGGCGAGGTCCTCGCCTCCGGGACCCCGCAGCTCCAGTCGTACGGGATCAGCGACGACGAGGCGTTCGGCGTCGGCCTGACGTGCGGCGGCACGATCGACGTCCTGGTCGCCCCCTTCACCGCCGAGGCCGACCGCGACCGGCTCCACGAGGTCACCGAGTCCGTCGCCCGCGGCGAACCCGTCGCCGTCGCCACCCTGCTGCCCGGCGCGGGAGCGGCCGGGGCCCGGCTGGTGGTCCGGGCGGCGGACACCCGGGGGACCCTCGGCGACGAGGGCCTTGACGCGGCCGTGACCGACGACGCCCGCGGCCTCCTCGCCCAGGGCGCGACCGGCCGCCAGTGGTACGGGAGGCACGGCGAGCGCCGCATGCAGGAGGTGTCCGTCTTCCTCCAGACGTACGCGCCACCGCCCCGCATGCTCGTCTTCGGCGCCATCGACCACGCGGCAGCCACCGCCCGCATGGGATCGTTCCTCGGCTACCGGGTCACCGTGTGCGACGCGCGTCCGGCGTTCGCGACCCGGGAGCGGTTCCCCACCGCCGACGAGGTCGTCCGCGCCTGGCCGCACACCTATCTCTCCGGCACGGACGTCGACGCCCGCACCGTCATCTGCGTCCTCACGCACGACCCGAAGTTCGACGTGCCGCTGCTCCTCGCGGCCCTGCGCACCCCGGCCGCGTACATCGGGGTGATGGGCAGCCGGCGCACCCACCTGGAGCGGACCGCACGGCTGCGGGAGGAGGGGGTGAGCGAGGCGGACCTCGCGCGGCTCGCCTCACCGGTCGGGCTCGACCTCGGGGCCCGTACACCGGAGGAGACGGCCGTCTCGATCGCGGCGGAGATCATCCAGCACCGCTGGGGCGGCACCGGTCGGCCGCTCGGCGAGCTGACGGGCACGATCCACCACGGACAGCGGTGA
- a CDS encoding bifunctional riboflavin kinase/FAD synthetase: MQRWRGLEDIPQDWGRSVVTIGSYDGVHRGHQLIIVRAVERARELGVPSVVVTFDPHPSEVVRPGSHPPLLAPHHRRAELMAELGVDAVLILPFTTEFSKLAPADFIVKVLVDKLHAQLVIEGPNFRFGHKAAGNVQSLTELGATYDYRVEVIDLRVRGEAGGGEPFSSTLTRRLVAEGDVAGAAEILGRPHRVEGIVVRGAQRGRELGFPTANVETLPHTAIPADGVYAGWLQVNGEAMPAAISVGTNPQFDGTERTVEAYAIDRVGLDLYGLHVAVDFLAYVRGMLKFDTIDDLLVAMAADVKRCSELIAAYDRG, translated from the coding sequence GTGCAGCGCTGGCGTGGCTTGGAGGACATCCCCCAGGACTGGGGACGCAGCGTCGTCACCATCGGCTCCTACGACGGGGTGCACCGCGGACACCAGCTGATCATCGTCAGGGCCGTCGAGCGGGCCCGCGAACTGGGCGTGCCGTCCGTCGTGGTCACCTTCGACCCGCACCCCAGCGAGGTCGTCCGGCCCGGCAGCCATCCGCCGCTGCTCGCCCCGCACCACCGCCGCGCGGAGCTGATGGCGGAGCTCGGCGTGGACGCGGTGCTGATCCTGCCGTTCACCACCGAGTTCTCCAAGCTCGCCCCGGCCGACTTCATCGTGAAGGTGCTCGTCGACAAGCTGCACGCCCAGCTGGTCATCGAGGGCCCCAACTTCCGCTTCGGCCACAAGGCCGCCGGCAACGTGCAGTCGCTCACCGAGCTGGGCGCCACCTACGACTACCGCGTCGAGGTCATCGACCTGCGGGTGCGCGGCGAGGCGGGCGGCGGCGAGCCGTTCTCCTCCACCCTCACCCGGCGTCTGGTCGCCGAGGGCGATGTGGCGGGCGCCGCCGAGATCCTGGGCCGGCCGCACCGGGTCGAGGGCATCGTCGTACGGGGAGCGCAGCGCGGCCGTGAACTCGGCTTCCCCACCGCGAATGTGGAGACCCTGCCGCACACCGCGATCCCGGCGGACGGCGTGTACGCGGGCTGGCTGCAGGTGAACGGCGAGGCGATGCCCGCCGCGATCTCGGTCGGCACCAACCCCCAGTTCGACGGCACCGAGCGCACGGTGGAGGCGTACGCGATCGACCGGGTGGGTCTGGATCTGTACGGCCTGCATGTCGCCGTGGACTTCCTCGCCTATGTGCGCGGCATGCTGAAGTTCGACACGATCGACGATCTGCTGGTGGCGATGGCCGCCGACGTGAAGCGGTGCAGCGAGCTGATCGCCGCGTACGACCGGGGCTGA